A stretch of the Archangium violaceum genome encodes the following:
- a CDS encoding tetratricopeptide repeat protein — MTCPDETTLSDFLEGLLPEDSRARVLAHVEDCAGCQRALAAGEDSAPGSSAPEVPDGTLPPLTRGATVSRYVVLERIGQGAMGVVYAAYDPELDRQVALKLLRPEGRHVEELRRRLLREAQSLARLSHPNVVSAHDVGTCGDGLFLTMDLVEGTTLAEWLKQPRPWREVLRVFLEAGRGLAAAHAAGLVHRDFKPANVLVGHNGQVRVTDFGLASSSGQPDAPTPRPRPESARENAATPLTRTGALLGTPAYMAPEQLQGNGASALSDQFSFCVALHEALHGERPYQGHTPEELAQAALEGRVRPPGRESKVPSWVRRAVRRGLRARPEERFPSMETLLAAISPRALRVRTWVAVSAATASLVGLAVGYEVAHRREVRCAQEAEKLATVWGPEQRERVRTAFLSTGKPYAASIWENVSAALDAHAARWRELRTETCMASSSTPSTTGLLTAACLDTQLWQFAAITEVLRKADAQTVQNAPQMMASLEGLTGCHTTPALVTRPQPPDDLRPRVDAVRRRLAEARARMDAGSHAQGLEVTSALVPQARNIGYRPLEAEVLVLHGQLHGLVGKLQEAEEILYRALWAADAGRDDETVARVWLLLIWVVGEQKARMDEAERLVHHARAAVERLGKERFPAITIEFHLRMGGLLLVQGKLDEADAEFSRGLSLSRELYGPESLRTAHFLSSLGRVRTRQQRGPEAVALFRQAQTLRERIWGPDHPGHALNLSNLASELLWMGQPEEALATFRRSLALLESSRAPDHPSLATPLNNLAALLRRRGQLDESRRYFQRALAIFERTKGPDHPNTAAALCGLGYVESDAQRFDEALAHGQEALTRVERALGPDTPRAASPLECLGHIALQAGRYEQARRYLTRALHLLDKEYGPDNATATTVLRDLARVELATGAPHAALVHCERARMLDEKAQGAESPDAALGLACMAEVHLALGAPEQAVPLLEHARRIHQRAPLDLLDESHTTFLLARALWERHEAPAQERAAALAEEARALLSNQKPRGTPELRQVMDWIARHPPRAR; from the coding sequence ATGACGTGCCCGGACGAAACGACGCTGAGCGACTTCCTGGAGGGGTTGCTCCCGGAGGACAGCAGGGCTCGAGTGCTGGCGCACGTGGAGGACTGCGCGGGCTGCCAGCGCGCGTTGGCCGCGGGCGAGGACTCCGCACCCGGGAGTTCCGCCCCCGAGGTTCCCGACGGGACACTCCCACCGCTGACGCGGGGCGCCACCGTGTCGCGCTACGTGGTGCTCGAGCGCATCGGCCAGGGAGCCATGGGGGTGGTGTACGCGGCGTACGACCCGGAGTTGGACCGGCAGGTGGCCCTCAAGCTGCTGCGCCCGGAGGGGCGCCACGTGGAGGAATTGCGGCGGCGGCTGCTGCGCGAGGCCCAGTCCCTGGCCCGGCTCTCCCACCCCAACGTCGTCTCCGCCCATGACGTGGGCACGTGCGGCGACGGCCTCTTCCTGACCATGGATCTGGTGGAGGGCACCACGCTGGCGGAGTGGCTGAAGCAGCCGCGTCCCTGGCGCGAGGTGCTGCGCGTCTTCCTGGAGGCCGGACGGGGCCTGGCGGCGGCGCACGCCGCGGGGCTGGTGCACCGCGACTTCAAGCCCGCCAACGTGCTGGTGGGCCACAATGGACAGGTGCGGGTAACGGACTTCGGGCTCGCCAGTTCCTCCGGACAGCCGGACGCGCCCACTCCCCGCCCACGGCCGGAGTCCGCGCGCGAGAACGCCGCCACCCCGCTCACCCGCACGGGCGCGCTGCTGGGAACACCGGCCTACATGGCGCCGGAGCAACTCCAGGGCAACGGCGCGAGCGCGCTCTCGGACCAGTTCAGCTTCTGCGTGGCGCTCCACGAGGCCCTCCATGGAGAGCGCCCCTACCAGGGGCATACCCCCGAGGAGCTCGCCCAGGCGGCCCTCGAGGGGCGGGTGCGGCCACCGGGGCGCGAGTCGAAGGTGCCCTCCTGGGTGCGGCGCGCGGTGCGGCGTGGACTGCGGGCCCGGCCCGAGGAGCGCTTCCCCTCCATGGAGACCCTGCTGGCGGCGATCAGCCCGCGCGCCCTCCGCGTCCGTACCTGGGTGGCCGTCTCCGCCGCGACCGCCAGCCTGGTGGGCCTGGCCGTGGGCTACGAGGTGGCGCACCGGCGCGAGGTCCGCTGTGCCCAGGAGGCGGAGAAGCTCGCCACGGTCTGGGGGCCCGAGCAACGCGAGCGGGTGCGCACGGCCTTCCTCTCCACGGGCAAGCCCTACGCCGCCTCCATCTGGGAGAACGTCTCCGCCGCCCTGGATGCCCACGCCGCCCGGTGGCGCGAGCTGCGCACCGAGACGTGCATGGCCTCCTCCAGCACGCCCTCCACCACCGGACTGCTGACGGCCGCCTGCCTCGACACCCAGCTGTGGCAGTTCGCCGCCATCACCGAGGTGCTGCGGAAGGCCGATGCCCAGACAGTGCAGAACGCACCGCAGATGATGGCCTCGCTCGAGGGGCTCACCGGGTGCCACACCACACCGGCGCTCGTCACCCGGCCACAACCCCCGGACGACCTCCGCCCCCGGGTGGACGCGGTGCGCCGCAGGCTCGCGGAGGCCCGGGCCCGCATGGACGCGGGCAGCCACGCCCAGGGCCTCGAGGTGACGTCGGCCCTCGTCCCGCAAGCCCGGAACATCGGCTACCGCCCGCTGGAGGCGGAGGTCCTCGTCCTGCACGGCCAACTCCACGGCCTCGTCGGCAAGCTCCAGGAGGCGGAGGAGATCCTCTACCGCGCCCTCTGGGCCGCCGATGCCGGACGTGACGACGAGACGGTCGCGCGCGTCTGGCTCCTCCTCATCTGGGTGGTGGGCGAGCAGAAGGCCCGCATGGACGAGGCGGAACGGCTCGTCCATCACGCCCGCGCCGCCGTGGAGCGGCTGGGGAAGGAGCGCTTCCCCGCCATCACCATCGAGTTCCACCTGCGGATGGGCGGGCTGTTGCTGGTGCAGGGCAAGCTGGACGAAGCGGACGCGGAGTTCTCCCGGGGCCTCTCGCTGTCGCGCGAGCTGTATGGCCCCGAGAGCCTGCGCACCGCCCATTTCCTCTCCAGCCTCGGCCGGGTGCGCACGCGCCAGCAGCGCGGTCCGGAGGCGGTGGCCCTCTTCCGCCAGGCCCAGACGCTGCGCGAGCGCATCTGGGGCCCCGACCACCCCGGCCACGCCCTCAACCTCAGCAACCTGGCCAGCGAGCTGTTGTGGATGGGCCAGCCCGAGGAGGCACTCGCCACCTTCCGGCGCTCCCTGGCCCTCCTGGAGTCCTCCCGCGCCCCGGACCACCCGAGTCTCGCCACACCGCTCAACAACCTGGCCGCCCTCCTGCGGCGCCGGGGCCAGCTCGACGAGTCCCGCCGGTACTTCCAGCGAGCGCTCGCCATCTTCGAGCGCACCAAGGGGCCGGACCATCCCAACACGGCCGCAGCCCTCTGCGGACTGGGCTACGTGGAGTCCGATGCCCAGCGATTCGACGAGGCGCTCGCCCATGGCCAGGAGGCCCTGACACGTGTCGAGCGCGCGCTGGGTCCGGACACCCCACGCGCCGCCTCTCCGCTGGAATGCCTGGGGCACATCGCCCTGCAAGCGGGCCGCTACGAGCAGGCGCGGCGGTACCTGACGCGCGCGCTGCACCTGTTGGACAAGGAGTACGGCCCGGACAACGCCACCGCCACCACCGTGCTCCGCGACCTCGCCCGGGTCGAGCTGGCCACCGGCGCTCCGCACGCGGCGCTCGTGCACTGCGAGCGCGCCCGGATGCTCGACGAGAAGGCCCAGGGCGCGGAGAGCCCGGACGCGGCGCTGGGCCTCGCCTGCATGGCGGAGGTGCACCTGGCCCTCGGAGCCCCGGAGCAGGCCGTGCCACTGCTGGAGCACGCACGGCGGATCCACCAACGCGCGCCGCTGGACCTGCTGGACGAGTCGCACACCACCTTCCTCCTGGCCCGGGCCCTGTGGGAACGACACGAGGCTCCGGCGCAGGAGCGCGCCGCCGCGCTCGCGGAAGAGGCCAGGGCCCTGCTGTCCAACCAGAAGCCCCGGGGCACTCCGGAGCTGCGGCAGGTCATGGATTGGATCGCCCGGCACCCGCCTCGGGCACGATGA
- a CDS encoding ABC transporter permease — translation MRHILRNLGLYAFAAWASLTLNFLIPRLMPGDPASAMFARFAGQLQPEAIEALRQAFGFTDEPLLQQYFTYVGHLFQGDLGLSVAYFPAKVTDVIATGLGWTLLLSGVAVIIAFGLGSLLGVIATWRRGGWLDSVLPPVLIFLGAFPYFWLAMMLLYVLGLTFEAFPIRHAYSDTLAPAFSAEFILDVLQHMVLPATAIVIASLGGWMLNMRSTMVGVLAEDYITMANAKGLSQKRIMFHYAARNALLPNVTGFGMALGFVLSGSLLTEIVFSYPGQGYLLIQAVRNQDYALMQGIFLTITLAVLGANLLVDILYVWLDPRTRAR, via the coding sequence GTGCGACACATCCTGAGAAACCTGGGCTTGTACGCGTTCGCCGCGTGGGCCTCTCTGACGTTGAACTTCCTGATTCCACGCCTCATGCCGGGCGATCCCGCCTCGGCCATGTTCGCGCGCTTCGCGGGTCAGCTCCAACCGGAGGCCATCGAGGCCCTGCGCCAGGCCTTCGGCTTCACGGACGAGCCCCTGCTCCAGCAGTACTTCACCTACGTGGGCCACCTGTTCCAGGGCGATCTCGGCCTCTCCGTCGCGTACTTCCCCGCGAAGGTGACGGACGTGATCGCCACGGGACTCGGCTGGACGCTCCTGCTCTCGGGCGTCGCGGTGATCATCGCCTTCGGGCTCGGTTCGCTCCTGGGCGTGATCGCCACGTGGAGGCGCGGCGGCTGGCTGGACTCGGTGCTGCCGCCGGTGCTCATCTTCCTGGGCGCGTTCCCCTACTTCTGGTTGGCGATGATGCTCCTCTACGTGCTCGGGCTCACGTTCGAGGCCTTCCCCATCCGCCATGCCTACAGCGACACGCTCGCGCCCGCCTTCAGTGCCGAGTTCATCCTCGACGTCCTCCAGCACATGGTGCTCCCGGCGACGGCGATCGTGATCGCCTCGCTCGGAGGCTGGATGCTCAACATGCGCAGCACCATGGTGGGCGTGCTGGCCGAGGACTACATCACCATGGCGAATGCCAAGGGCCTGTCCCAGAAGCGGATCATGTTCCACTACGCCGCTCGCAACGCGCTCCTGCCCAACGTCACGGGCTTTGGAATGGCGCTGGGGTTCGTCCTCTCCGGCTCGCTGCTGACGGAGATCGTCTTCTCGTACCCGGGACAGGGCTACCTGCTCATCCAGGCGGTACGCAACCAGGACTACGCGCTCATGCAGGGCATCTTCCTCACCATCACGCTGGCCGTGCTGGGCGCGAACCTGCTCGTGGACATCCTTTACGTGTGGCTCGATCCGCGGACGCGGGCGCGCTGA
- a CDS encoding ABC transporter permease — protein sequence MSSANQASKQRSGFIWQLLENRKATVGVVLILLFVLMGLFGPLLVSVDPSAFVGPPHQPPSSEFLLGTTGQGQDVLAQTIAGARTSLAVGFLTGFAVMAIGALVGMTAGFFGGWVDSVLSFFTNVFLIIPGLPMAVVIAAYLQPGPVTIGLVLVITGWAWNARMLRSQLLSLREKDFVMAAIVSGEGRLRIIFREILPNMTSLLMSGFISATVYAIGAQVGLEFLGIGDVSTVTWGTNLYWASNNAALLTGAWWTVVPTGVCVALVGFALVLVNYAIDEITNPRLRAEATWTRVLKSHDLESGLSTPVVRPSGN from the coding sequence ATGTCATCTGCGAATCAAGCAAGCAAGCAACGCTCGGGGTTCATCTGGCAGCTCCTCGAGAATCGTAAGGCGACGGTGGGGGTGGTGCTCATCCTCCTCTTCGTGCTGATGGGTCTCTTCGGACCGCTGCTCGTGTCGGTGGATCCCTCCGCCTTCGTGGGCCCGCCGCACCAGCCCCCCTCGTCCGAGTTCCTCCTCGGAACCACCGGGCAGGGACAGGACGTGCTCGCGCAGACGATCGCGGGGGCCCGCACGTCGCTCGCGGTGGGCTTCCTGACGGGCTTCGCCGTCATGGCGATTGGCGCGCTCGTCGGGATGACCGCCGGATTCTTCGGCGGTTGGGTCGACAGTGTCCTGTCGTTCTTCACGAACGTGTTCCTGATCATCCCCGGGCTGCCCATGGCCGTCGTGATCGCGGCCTACCTCCAGCCCGGTCCCGTCACCATCGGGCTCGTGTTGGTCATCACCGGGTGGGCGTGGAACGCGCGGATGCTGCGCTCGCAGCTCCTGTCGCTCCGGGAGAAGGACTTCGTCATGGCCGCGATCGTGAGTGGCGAGGGGCGCCTTCGCATCATCTTCCGGGAGATCCTCCCCAACATGACGTCGCTGCTGATGAGCGGCTTCATCTCGGCGACGGTCTACGCGATTGGCGCGCAGGTGGGTCTCGAGTTCCTGGGGATCGGCGACGTCAGCACGGTCACGTGGGGCACGAACCTGTACTGGGCCTCGAACAACGCGGCCCTGCTGACGGGCGCGTGGTGGACCGTCGTTCCCACGGGCGTGTGCGTGGCGCTCGTCGGGTTCGCGCTCGTGCTCGTCAACTACGCGATCGACGAGATCACCAACCCGCGGCTGCGGGCCGAGGCGACCTGGACGCGGGTCCTCAAGAGCCATGACCTGGAATCGGGGCTGTCGACGCCCGTGGTGAGGCCCAGTGGAAACTAA
- a CDS encoding ABC transporter ATP-binding protein translates to MRDLRVEYLTPTGPVCAVDGVSFDIGRGEVLGLAGESGSGKSTVAQALLRILRPPAIITGGQVLFEGEDILAMSEARLRELRWRKVSLVFQSAMNSLNPILTIGDQIIDAIEAHQKVKRSEAIDRAVYLLKLVGIDSSRLTSYPHQLSGGMRQRVVIAIALALEPPLMLMDEPTTALDVVVQKEILHQVTELKDKLGFSILFITHDLSLILEFSTRIAVLYAGKLMEMAPSQELFHAPRHPYTKGLLGSVPSVRGPRKKLVGIPGSPPDMRKLPAGCRFNPRCPSATDRCRIDVPELRVLGPDHIEACHLESA, encoded by the coding sequence GTGCGTGACCTCCGGGTCGAATACCTGACGCCCACGGGTCCCGTGTGCGCCGTCGACGGCGTCTCGTTCGACATTGGCCGGGGCGAGGTGCTCGGCCTGGCCGGCGAGTCGGGCAGCGGGAAGTCGACCGTGGCGCAGGCCCTCCTGCGAATCCTCCGGCCTCCCGCGATCATCACGGGCGGGCAGGTGCTCTTCGAGGGCGAGGATATCCTGGCGATGAGCGAGGCGCGGCTGCGCGAGCTGCGCTGGCGCAAGGTGTCGCTCGTCTTCCAGAGCGCGATGAACTCGCTCAACCCCATCCTCACGATCGGCGATCAGATCATCGACGCGATCGAAGCGCACCAGAAGGTGAAGCGCTCCGAGGCCATCGACCGGGCCGTCTACCTGCTGAAGCTCGTGGGTATCGACAGCTCGCGGCTCACGAGCTACCCGCACCAGCTCTCCGGAGGAATGAGGCAGCGCGTGGTGATCGCCATCGCGCTCGCGCTCGAGCCGCCACTGATGCTCATGGACGAGCCGACCACCGCGCTCGACGTCGTGGTGCAGAAGGAGATTTTGCATCAGGTCACGGAGCTCAAGGACAAGCTCGGGTTCTCCATCCTGTTCATCACGCATGATCTCTCGCTGATCCTCGAGTTCTCCACGCGCATCGCGGTCCTCTACGCGGGCAAGCTCATGGAGATGGCGCCCTCCCAGGAGCTCTTCCACGCGCCCCGGCACCCGTACACGAAGGGCCTGCTGGGCTCGGTCCCCTCGGTTCGGGGGCCGCGCAAGAAGCTCGTGGGCATCCCGGGCTCGCCCCCGGACATGCGAAAGCTGCCCGCGGGGTGCCGCTTCAACCCGCGCTGCCCGTCGGCGACGGACCGCTGCCGGATCGACGTGCCCGAGCTGCGCGTGCTGGGGCCCGATCACATCGAAGCCTGCCACCTGGAGTCCGCATGA
- a CDS encoding ABC transporter ATP-binding protein, whose amino-acid sequence MSTVDRQSQAILEAQGIGKYFQVGGGFRPKRLRALNEVSFALGQRQVVALVGESGSGKSTIARLLVRLMEPSSGKILFRGRDILQEEPRQASLDYRAQVQMIFQDPFGSLNPVHTIGEHLERPLLIHGKAKGAGELRDRVNELLETVDLRPAAELAARYPHQLSGGQRQRVAIARALAPGPSVILADEPISMLDVSIRVGVLNLMERLKEERGISYLYITHDIASARYFADRTMVMYAGHIVEGAPSEELMQRPAHPYTQLLLSAVPDPNGSMQSALKAKSGAPKLIDPPPGCPFADRCPSVMAVCRQEMPGTTQLEQNRWVRCHLFGQGATLGTVGSQEQNAADPVIANVAARRLEEAR is encoded by the coding sequence ATGAGCACCGTCGACCGGCAGAGCCAGGCCATCCTCGAGGCCCAGGGCATTGGCAAGTACTTCCAGGTGGGAGGGGGCTTCAGGCCGAAGCGGCTGCGCGCCCTCAACGAGGTCTCCTTCGCCCTGGGGCAACGGCAGGTCGTCGCGCTCGTCGGCGAGTCGGGCAGCGGCAAGAGCACGATCGCGCGGCTGCTCGTGCGGCTGATGGAGCCGTCGTCCGGGAAGATCCTCTTCCGTGGCAGGGACATCCTCCAGGAGGAGCCCCGGCAGGCCTCGCTCGACTACCGGGCGCAGGTGCAGATGATCTTCCAGGATCCGTTCGGGTCGCTGAACCCGGTCCATACGATTGGCGAGCACCTCGAGAGGCCTCTGCTCATCCACGGCAAGGCGAAAGGCGCCGGGGAGCTCAGGGACCGCGTGAACGAGCTGCTCGAGACCGTCGACCTGAGGCCAGCGGCGGAGCTCGCGGCCCGCTATCCGCATCAGCTCTCGGGCGGGCAGCGACAGCGTGTGGCGATCGCACGGGCGCTGGCCCCCGGACCCTCCGTGATTCTCGCCGACGAGCCGATCTCCATGCTCGACGTGTCGATCCGCGTCGGCGTCCTGAACCTGATGGAGCGGCTCAAGGAGGAGCGGGGAATCTCGTATCTGTACATCACGCATGACATCGCGAGTGCGCGCTACTTCGCGGACCGGACGATGGTGATGTACGCGGGGCACATCGTGGAGGGCGCGCCGAGCGAGGAGCTGATGCAACGGCCCGCGCACCCCTATACGCAGCTGCTGCTCTCGGCGGTGCCGGATCCGAACGGCTCGATGCAGAGCGCGCTGAAGGCGAAGTCGGGTGCGCCCAAGCTGATCGATCCTCCGCCCGGCTGTCCGTTCGCCGACCGGTGCCCGAGTGTCATGGCGGTATGCCGCCAGGAGATGCCGGGCACGACGCAGCTGGAGCAGAATCGCTGGGTGCGGTGCCACCTGTTCGGCCAGGGCGCCACGCTCGGTACGGTGGGCTCGCAGGAGCAGAACGCCGCTGACCCGGTCATCGCGAACGTCGCGGCGCGGCGTCTCGAAGAAGCACGCTGA
- a CDS encoding ABC transporter substrate-binding protein, which translates to MTIAQEQQASWIRNFNPLLASNSSRWPTRAGVYEPLMIFNTLKGELVPWLATKHEWSEDNKKLTLTLRPGVKWSDGQPFTAKDVAFTFGLMKQHKALDISAVWTFLDSVQAKDDATVEFTMTRAFVPGLIYIVHQPIVPEHKWKDVADPVMYKNETPVATGPFTEVKVFQNQVFELGRNPHYWQPGKPAVESIRFPAYPSNDQANLALLTGELDWAGSFVPDIDRVFVAKDKEHNHYWFPLVGNTTVLYVNTTKKPFNDVRVRKALSMAIDRDQIVKVAMYGYTRPSDATALSDTHDRWRNPQAVQAGDWTKLNIEKANAMLDEAGYKKGADGVRVGPDKKPLRFDVNVVTGWTDWVRAAQIITQNLKQVGVDAVLKTYDFSPYFERIQKGEFDASMGWTSEEPSPYFVYRDLMGTETLRPIGEVSARNWHRYGSKEADALLQAFEATNDPEEQKKIAYQMQDLFVKNAPVIPLFPGPSWGEYSTRRFTNFPNKDNPYAKLTPNTPPENLLVLVEVKPK; encoded by the coding sequence ATGACGATCGCTCAGGAGCAGCAGGCCTCGTGGATCCGGAACTTCAATCCCTTGCTCGCGTCGAACAGCTCGCGCTGGCCGACCCGCGCCGGCGTCTACGAGCCGTTGATGATCTTCAACACGCTCAAGGGCGAGCTCGTGCCCTGGCTGGCCACGAAGCACGAGTGGAGCGAGGATAACAAGAAGCTCACCCTGACCCTGCGCCCTGGCGTGAAGTGGTCGGATGGTCAGCCGTTCACGGCCAAGGACGTGGCCTTCACCTTCGGGCTCATGAAGCAGCACAAGGCCCTCGATATCTCGGCGGTGTGGACCTTCCTGGATTCGGTCCAGGCCAAGGATGACGCGACGGTCGAGTTCACCATGACGCGCGCCTTCGTGCCCGGCCTCATCTATATCGTTCACCAGCCGATCGTTCCGGAGCACAAGTGGAAGGACGTGGCCGATCCGGTCATGTACAAGAACGAGACGCCCGTGGCGACGGGCCCCTTCACCGAGGTGAAGGTCTTCCAGAATCAGGTCTTCGAGCTCGGACGCAACCCGCACTACTGGCAGCCGGGCAAGCCCGCCGTCGAGAGCATCCGCTTCCCGGCGTACCCGAGCAATGACCAGGCGAACCTCGCGCTGCTCACCGGTGAGCTGGACTGGGCGGGCAGCTTCGTGCCCGACATCGACCGGGTCTTCGTCGCCAAGGACAAGGAGCACAACCACTACTGGTTCCCGCTCGTGGGCAATACGACGGTGCTCTACGTGAACACCACGAAGAAGCCCTTCAATGACGTCCGCGTGCGCAAGGCGCTCAGCATGGCGATCGACCGCGATCAGATCGTCAAGGTGGCGATGTATGGCTACACGCGGCCCTCCGACGCGACGGCGCTCAGCGACACGCACGATCGCTGGCGCAACCCCCAGGCCGTCCAGGCGGGTGACTGGACGAAGCTCAACATCGAGAAGGCCAACGCCATGCTCGACGAGGCCGGCTACAAGAAGGGCGCGGACGGCGTGCGCGTGGGACCGGACAAGAAGCCCCTGCGCTTCGACGTCAACGTCGTCACGGGCTGGACGGACTGGGTGCGCGCGGCGCAGATCATCACGCAGAACCTCAAGCAGGTGGGTGTCGACGCCGTCCTGAAGACCTACGACTTCAGCCCCTACTTCGAGCGCATCCAGAAGGGTGAGTTCGACGCGAGCATGGGGTGGACCTCGGAGGAGCCGTCGCCGTACTTCGTCTACCGCGACCTCATGGGAACCGAGACGCTCAGGCCCATTGGTGAGGTGTCGGCCCGTAACTGGCACCGCTACGGGAGCAAGGAAGCCGACGCGCTCCTGCAGGCCTTCGAGGCCACGAATGATCCCGAGGAGCAGAAGAAGATCGCCTATCAGATGCAGGACCTCTTCGTGAAGAACGCGCCGGTCATCCCCCTCTTCCCCGGTCCGTCCTGGGGCGAGTACAGTACGCGCCGCTTCACGAACTTCCCCAACAAAGACAATCCCTACGCGAAGCTGACGCCCAACACTCCTCCGGAGAACCTGCTCGTCCTGGTCGAAGTGAAGCCCAAGTGA
- a CDS encoding sigma factor-like helix-turn-helix DNA-binding protein, producing MSGEAETGVLTAMLLAHAPAERREALEGLADLEALLRSHLEAGQTAWPSVPLPPETFMRHLARHLPPDDTLAQALHQLHAADLYLACACAAGDAQALLAFEQHVLKKVPSRLGQLSASTVDEVLQLLRQRLLMSASGTAPKIADYAGRGPLAGWVRISAVRAAGELANQEGRQELFGEPPESLERMLSPEDPERVLARADSRQALTESLQAALARLSERERALLRMHHIHGLTMDRLATMYGEPRSSLARRVVQARERLLKLTRLELSSRLKLEGRELESLLGWVSSRLDVSLHRLMS from the coding sequence ATGAGTGGAGAGGCGGAAACCGGTGTCCTGACGGCGATGCTGCTGGCGCATGCTCCAGCGGAGCGGCGTGAGGCGCTCGAAGGACTGGCGGACCTGGAAGCGCTCCTGCGGAGCCACCTCGAGGCGGGCCAGACGGCATGGCCCTCCGTCCCGCTCCCACCCGAGACATTCATGCGGCATCTGGCCCGGCACCTGCCCCCGGACGACACCCTCGCCCAGGCGCTGCACCAACTCCACGCAGCCGACCTGTACCTCGCCTGCGCCTGCGCCGCGGGCGACGCCCAGGCCCTGCTCGCCTTCGAGCAGCACGTCCTGAAGAAGGTGCCTTCCCGCCTCGGACAGCTCTCCGCCTCCACCGTGGACGAGGTGCTGCAGCTCCTGCGTCAGCGGCTGTTGATGAGCGCGAGCGGCACCGCGCCGAAGATCGCCGACTACGCGGGCCGGGGTCCCCTGGCGGGCTGGGTGCGCATCAGCGCCGTGCGCGCCGCCGGAGAGCTGGCCAACCAGGAGGGACGGCAGGAGCTCTTCGGTGAGCCTCCCGAGTCCCTTGAGCGGATGCTGTCTCCGGAAGATCCGGAGCGTGTCCTCGCCCGGGCGGATTCGCGCCAGGCCCTCACCGAGTCCCTCCAGGCGGCGCTGGCCCGCCTCTCCGAGCGCGAGCGGGCCCTGCTGCGCATGCACCACATCCACGGCCTCACCATGGACCGGCTCGCGACGATGTATGGCGAGCCCCGCTCCAGCCTGGCGCGCCGGGTGGTCCAGGCACGTGAACGGCTGCTCAAGCTCACCCGCCTGGAGCTCTCCTCCCGGCTGAAGCTCGAGGGCCGCGAGTTGGAGAGCCTCCTGGGCTGGGTGAGCAGCCGCCTGGACGTCAGCCTCCACCGGTTGATGAGCTGA